A single Fundulus heteroclitus isolate FHET01 chromosome 4, MU-UCD_Fhet_4.1, whole genome shotgun sequence DNA region contains:
- the LOC105919769 gene encoding RRP15-like protein, whose product MMAVRSGNVSQNTEEDCQLEDDHQQSDSEGGSINEVSDAGESADNDDGDEADRENGEDNDSDAVGGWADAMAKILGKKTAQSKSGILVKSKKETVTKEQLEKKKQIDKKRMWEMMCREKPDIVRDRDTEKALQRTATRGVVQLFNAVRKHQKNVGEALKEVGGSERKKAKIMSSISKKDFIGVLRRTEEGDGAPVKTENDLPPEQKPAWSVLREDFMMEASMKDWDKKSDTEEAEPRKGGTKGASGLD is encoded by the coding sequence ATGATGGCTGTCCGTAGTGGAAACGTGTCTCAGAATACTGAAGAAGACTGTCAACTTGAAGACGACCACCAACAGAGCGACTCCGAAGGAGGAAGTATTAATGAAGTCTCCGATGCAGGAGAGAGCGCAGACAACGACGATGGCGACGAAGCGGACAGAGAAAACGGCGAGGACAACGACTCTGACGCCGTCGGCGGATGGGCAGATGCCATGGCAAAGATCCTGGGGAAGAAAACTGCGCAGAGCAAGAGCGGCATCCTGGTTAAGAGCAAAAAGGAAACGGTGACAAAGGAGCAGctggagaaaaagaaacagatcGACAAGAAGCGAATGTGGGAAATGATGTGTCGAGAAAAGCCCGACATCGTGCGGGACCGTGACACCGAGAAGGCGCTGCAGAGGACCGCCACCAGGGGGGTGGTGCAGCTCTTCAACGCCGTGAGGAAACACCAGAAAAACGTGGGCGAAGCGCTGAAAGAGGTCGGCGGCTCCGAGAGGAAGAAGGCTAAGATCATGTCCTCCATCTCCAAGAAAGACTTCATCGGTGTGCTCAGGAGGACGGAGGAAGGGGACGGAGCCCCGGTCAAGACTGAGAACGACCTCCCCCCTGAGCAGAAGCCGGCGTGGAGTGTCCTGAGAGAGGACTTCATGATGGAAGCCAGCATGAAGGACTGGGACaagaaaagtgacacagaggAGGCAGAACCCCGCAAAGGAGGGACGAAGGGTGCGAGTGGCTTGGACTGA